The genomic interval TGCATCAACTGTGGTGCTTGTGAATCTGCCTGTCCGGTAGGCGCTATCGCCGAACAAGACGGAAAACGCGTCATTGATGCTGCCAAATGTATTGAGTGCGGCGCCTGCGCCGGCACCTGCCCGGTAAGCGCTATTTCTTTGTAAGAAA from Elusimicrobiaceae bacterium carries:
- a CDS encoding 4Fe-4S binding protein; its protein translation is MAYNVNPELCINCGACESACPVGAIAEQDGKRVIDAAKCIECGACAGTCPVSAISL